From Streptomyces sp. TLI_105, the proteins below share one genomic window:
- a CDS encoding energy-coupling factor ABC transporter permease, with the protein MHVPDGFINAPVSAAAGVVAAGAVAVGLRGARRELDERTAPLAGLVAAFIFAVQMLNFPVAAGTSGHLLGGALAAILVGPWTGVLCIAVVLLMQGILFADGGLTALGVNITVMGVVTVVVAYALFRGLVLVLPRTRRSVTVASFAAALVSVPAAAAVFTLVYAIGGTTDVPVSKVLTAMVGVHVLIGVGEAVITMLTVGAVVAVRPDLVYGARGLTAPLKLRVDGELVDAAPAAPAADGSPKKLWIGGVVTALVLAGFVSFYASASPDGLEKVAADQGIDKNVEEHAAADSPLADYGVKGIEAPRLSGGLAGAIGVGATLAVGTGAFWVVRRRKTAALEA; encoded by the coding sequence GTGCATGTACCTGACGGATTCATCAACGCCCCCGTATCGGCCGCCGCCGGTGTCGTCGCCGCCGGCGCCGTCGCCGTCGGCCTCCGCGGAGCCCGCCGCGAACTGGACGAGCGGACCGCGCCCCTCGCCGGGCTCGTCGCGGCCTTCATCTTCGCCGTGCAGATGCTGAACTTCCCCGTGGCCGCCGGCACCAGCGGCCACCTCCTCGGCGGGGCGCTCGCCGCGATTCTCGTAGGGCCCTGGACCGGCGTCCTGTGCATCGCCGTCGTCCTGCTCATGCAGGGCATCCTCTTCGCCGACGGCGGCCTCACCGCCCTCGGCGTGAACATCACGGTCATGGGCGTCGTCACCGTCGTCGTCGCCTACGCCCTCTTCCGCGGCCTGGTCCTCGTCCTGCCGCGCACCCGCCGCTCGGTGACCGTGGCCTCGTTCGCCGCCGCGCTCGTCTCCGTACCGGCCGCGGCCGCCGTCTTCACCCTCGTCTACGCGATCGGCGGCACCACCGACGTCCCCGTCTCCAAGGTCCTCACGGCCATGGTCGGCGTGCACGTCCTCATCGGCGTCGGCGAGGCCGTCATCACCATGCTGACCGTCGGTGCCGTCGTCGCCGTCCGCCCCGACCTGGTGTACGGCGCCCGCGGCCTGACCGCGCCGCTCAAGCTCCGCGTCGACGGCGAGCTCGTCGACGCCGCCCCCGCCGCCCCGGCGGCCGACGGCTCCCCGAAGAAGCTGTGGATCGGCGGCGTCGTCACCGCCCTCGTCCTCGCCGGCTTCGTCTCCTTCTACGCCTCCGCCAGCCCCGACGGCCTGGAGAAGGTCGCCGCCGACCAGGGCATCGACAAGAACGTCGAGGAACACGCCGCCGCGGACTCCCCGCTCGCCGACTACGGCGTCAAGGGCATCGAGGCCCCCCGCCTCTCCGGCGGCCTCGCCGGCGCGATCGGCGTCGGCGCCACCCTCGCCGTCGGCACCGGCGCCTTCTGGGTCGTGCGCCGCCGCAAGACCGCCGCCCTGGAGGCCTGA
- a CDS encoding YbaK/EbsC family protein — protein MDSMHDTYEKLIALLDERGATYRVIEHAPEGATEAVSALRGNTLAQAAKCIIAMVKIGKKEKRFALVVVPGDRRVDLAAVKALYGGTYVSFASPEIAEELAGSPSGTILPFAFDERLELLVDPALLEHPELFFNAARLDRSIALSTEDYRAIAEPRAERVSTD, from the coding sequence ATGGACTCCATGCACGACACGTACGAGAAGCTGATCGCCCTGCTCGACGAGCGCGGCGCCACCTACCGGGTGATCGAGCACGCCCCCGAGGGCGCCACCGAGGCGGTCAGCGCGCTGCGGGGCAACACCCTGGCCCAAGCGGCCAAGTGCATCATCGCCATGGTGAAGATCGGCAAGAAGGAGAAGCGCTTCGCGCTCGTCGTCGTACCGGGCGACCGGCGCGTCGACCTCGCCGCCGTGAAGGCGCTGTACGGCGGCACGTACGTCTCCTTCGCCTCCCCGGAGATCGCCGAGGAACTCGCGGGCTCCCCGAGCGGCACCATCCTCCCCTTCGCCTTCGACGAGCGCCTCGAACTGCTCGTGGATCCCGCCCTGTTGGAGCACCCGGAGCTCTTCTTCAACGCCGCCCGGCTCGACCGTTCGATCGCCCTGTCCACCGAGGACTACCGGGCGATCGCCGAGCCGCGCGCCGAGCGCGTGTCCACGGACTGA
- a CDS encoding MMPL family transporter — protein sequence MATFLYKLGRTAFRRRRLVALLWVALLAIAGVGAATAPTATSSSFSIPGTEAQRAFDLLEERFPGAGADGATARVVFKAPEGQKMTDPAHKAVVEETVAALRSGSDQIVQVTDPYTAHAVSQNGSTAYVSVSYKVNAMELTDETREALTQAGLGAQGKGLTVEVGGDALQSMPEQGASEAIGIVLAGIVLVITFGSLVAAGLPLLTAIIGVGIGVSTVTALASVLDLGTTTSTLASMIGLAVGIDYALFIVSRYRSELAEGRTKEDAAGRAVGTAGSAVVFAGLTVVIALVGLAVVNIPMLTKMGFAAAGTVVIAVLIALTLIPALLGFAGDKVVSRKQRKGAAEASDKPNGGTRWARFVIRRPLMVLIVGVLGLGAIAVPAASLEMGLPDDGVKPTSTTERRAYDTLSDGFGPGFNGPLLVVVDGDKATADRTVSTIKGLDGWAAVTPATPNKAGDAAMITVVPKDRPSSAATEDLVHDIRDATGDDVLVTGATAMNIDFSQKMNDALVPYLALVVGLAFVLLTLVFRSVLVPLKAALGFLLSVVAALGAVVAVFQWGWLGGLFGVEQTGPIMSMMPIFMVGVVFGLAMDYEVFLVTRMREAYVHGQRPGEAIVTGFRHSARVVTAAAVIMIAVFSGFIGMDDQMIKMIGFGLAAAVLFDAFVVRMAIVPAVLALLGRKAWWLPKWLDRILPDVDVEGEGLAEPAGGPGAAKPDLVKA from the coding sequence GTGGCCACGTTCCTCTACAAGCTGGGTCGCACCGCCTTCCGGCGCCGACGGCTCGTCGCCCTCCTCTGGGTGGCGCTCCTCGCGATCGCCGGCGTCGGTGCCGCCACCGCACCCACCGCCACCTCCAGTTCCTTCTCGATCCCCGGCACCGAGGCCCAGCGCGCCTTCGACCTGCTCGAAGAGCGCTTCCCGGGCGCCGGAGCCGACGGGGCCACCGCCCGCGTCGTCTTCAAGGCCCCCGAGGGCCAGAAGATGACCGACCCGGCCCACAAGGCCGTCGTCGAGGAGACCGTCGCCGCGCTCAGGTCCGGCTCGGACCAGATCGTCCAGGTCACCGACCCGTACACCGCGCACGCCGTCTCCCAGAACGGCTCCACCGCCTACGTCTCGGTCTCCTACAAGGTCAACGCCATGGAGCTGACCGACGAGACGCGCGAGGCGCTGACCCAGGCCGGGCTGGGCGCCCAGGGCAAGGGGCTGACCGTCGAGGTCGGCGGCGACGCCCTCCAGAGCATGCCGGAGCAGGGTGCGAGCGAGGCCATCGGCATCGTCCTCGCGGGCATCGTGCTCGTCATCACCTTCGGCTCGCTCGTCGCGGCCGGGCTCCCGCTGCTCACCGCGATCATCGGCGTCGGCATCGGCGTCTCGACGGTCACCGCGCTCGCCAGCGTCCTGGACCTCGGCACCACCACCTCCACGCTCGCGTCGATGATCGGCCTCGCCGTCGGCATCGACTACGCCCTCTTCATCGTCTCCCGCTACCGCTCGGAGCTCGCCGAGGGCCGTACGAAGGAGGACGCCGCCGGGCGCGCGGTCGGCACGGCCGGCTCCGCCGTCGTCTTCGCCGGGCTCACCGTCGTCATCGCCCTGGTCGGCCTGGCCGTCGTCAACATCCCGATGCTGACGAAGATGGGCTTCGCCGCCGCCGGCACGGTCGTGATCGCGGTCCTCATCGCGCTCACCCTCATCCCCGCCCTGCTCGGCTTCGCGGGCGACAAGGTCGTCAGCCGCAAGCAGCGCAAGGGCGCCGCCGAGGCGAGCGACAAGCCCAACGGCGGCACCCGTTGGGCCCGTTTCGTCATCCGCCGCCCGCTGATGGTGCTGATCGTCGGCGTCCTCGGCCTCGGTGCGATCGCCGTGCCCGCCGCCTCCCTGGAGATGGGCCTGCCGGACGACGGCGTGAAGCCCACCTCCACCACCGAGCGCCGGGCGTACGACACGCTGTCCGACGGCTTCGGCCCCGGCTTCAACGGCCCGCTGCTGGTCGTCGTGGACGGCGACAAGGCGACCGCCGACCGGACGGTCTCCACGATCAAGGGCCTCGACGGCTGGGCGGCGGTCACCCCGGCGACCCCGAACAAGGCCGGCGACGCCGCGATGATCACCGTGGTCCCGAAGGACCGGCCGTCCTCGGCGGCCACCGAGGACCTGGTCCACGACATCCGCGACGCCACGGGCGACGACGTCCTGGTCACCGGCGCCACCGCGATGAACATCGACTTCTCGCAGAAGATGAACGACGCGCTCGTGCCGTACCTGGCGCTCGTCGTCGGCCTCGCCTTCGTGCTCCTGACCCTCGTCTTCCGCTCGGTCCTCGTCCCCCTGAAGGCGGCCCTCGGCTTCCTGCTCTCGGTGGTCGCGGCCCTCGGCGCGGTCGTCGCGGTCTTCCAGTGGGGCTGGCTCGGCGGTCTCTTCGGCGTCGAGCAGACCGGCCCGATCATGTCGATGATGCCGATCTTCATGGTGGGCGTCGTCTTCGGCCTCGCGATGGACTACGAGGTCTTCCTCGTCACCCGGATGCGCGAGGCGTACGTGCACGGACAGCGGCCCGGCGAGGCGATCGTGACCGGCTTCCGGCACAGCGCCCGGGTGGTCACCGCCGCCGCGGTGATCATGATCGCGGTCTTCTCCGGCTTCATCGGCATGGACGACCAGATGATCAAGATGATCGGCTTCGGCCTGGCGGCCGCCGTCCTCTTCGACGCCTTCGTGGTCCGCATGGCGATCGTCCCGGCCGTCCTGGCGCTCCTCGGCCGCAAGGCCTGGTGGCTGCCGAAGTGGCTGGACCGGATCCTGCCGGACGTGGACGTGGAGGGCGAGGGACTCGCCGAGCCCGCCGGTGGGCCCGGTGCCGCGAAGCCGGACCTCGTGAAGGCCTGA
- the cbiQ gene encoding cobalt ECF transporter T component CbiQ, which yields MGAGHAHKLYRHGHSPVHELPPHTKLAAVLGFVVVVVSTPREAVWAFALYAALLAAVAAKARIPAGFLLKRLLIEIPFVAFALLMPFVVPGEQTQVLGVSLSVPGLWGAWNVLAKGTLGVAASVLLASTTELRALVLGLQRLKLPPLLVQIASFMIRYGDVITDEMRRMSVARRSRGFEAKGVRHWGVLAKSAGALFIRSYERGERVHLAMVSRGYTGTMPVIDEVTATRAQWARAAALPLSALLICLLGWTTT from the coding sequence GTGGGAGCGGGGCACGCGCACAAGCTCTACCGGCACGGGCACTCGCCCGTGCACGAGCTGCCCCCGCACACCAAGCTCGCCGCCGTCCTCGGCTTCGTCGTGGTCGTCGTCTCGACGCCCCGCGAGGCCGTCTGGGCCTTCGCCCTCTACGCCGCGCTCCTCGCGGCCGTCGCGGCGAAGGCCCGGATCCCGGCCGGCTTCCTCCTCAAGCGGCTGCTCATCGAGATCCCGTTCGTCGCCTTCGCGCTGCTCATGCCCTTCGTGGTCCCCGGCGAGCAGACGCAGGTCCTCGGTGTCTCGCTGAGCGTCCCCGGCCTGTGGGGCGCCTGGAACGTCCTCGCCAAGGGCACCCTCGGCGTCGCCGCCTCCGTGCTCCTCGCCTCCACCACCGAACTGCGGGCCCTGGTCCTCGGCCTCCAGCGCCTCAAGCTGCCGCCGCTGCTCGTCCAGATCGCCTCGTTCATGATCCGGTACGGCGACGTCATCACCGACGAGATGCGCCGCATGTCCGTCGCCCGCCGCTCGCGCGGCTTCGAGGCGAAGGGCGTCCGCCACTGGGGCGTCCTCGCCAAGTCCGCCGGCGCGCTCTTCATCCGCTCGTACGAGCGCGGCGAACGCGTCCACCTCGCCATGGTCAGCCGCGGCTACACCGGCACCATGCCGGTCATCGACGAGGTGACCGCCACCCGCGCCCAGTGGGCGCGGGCCGCCGCCCTGCCGCTCTCCGCACTCCTGATCTGCCTCCTCGGATGGACGACCACATGA
- a CDS encoding TetR/AcrR family transcriptional regulator, giving the protein MARTRLTPERESELYAAVLDLLREVGYDALTMDAVAARTHSSKATLYRQWGSKPELVARALRANKPADLSEIDTGSLRGDFHELMERTDDCQMEKDSALMRGLAHAVHTHPDLHRALRELLIEPEMTGLDELLRRAVRRGEVDAGNPALKLVPHMLIGAFIARPLIDDQPVDRAFLSAYVDAVVLPSLGV; this is encoded by the coding sequence ATGGCACGCACCAGACTCACTCCCGAGCGGGAGTCCGAGCTGTACGCGGCCGTGCTCGACCTCCTCCGCGAGGTCGGCTACGACGCCCTCACCATGGACGCCGTCGCCGCCCGCACCCACTCCAGCAAGGCCACCCTCTACCGCCAGTGGGGGAGCAAGCCCGAGCTGGTCGCCCGGGCGCTGCGCGCCAACAAGCCGGCCGATCTCTCCGAGATCGACACCGGCTCCCTGCGCGGCGACTTCCACGAGCTGATGGAGCGGACCGACGACTGCCAGATGGAGAAGGACTCCGCGCTGATGCGGGGTCTGGCCCATGCCGTCCACACCCACCCCGACCTGCACCGGGCGCTGCGCGAGCTGCTCATCGAACCCGAGATGACCGGCCTCGACGAACTGCTGCGCCGAGCGGTCCGCAGGGGCGAGGTCGACGCGGGCAACCCGGCGCTGAAGCTCGTCCCGCACATGCTGATCGGTGCCTTCATCGCCCGCCCGCTGATCGACGATCAGCCGGTCGACCGCGCGTTCCTCAGTGCCTACGTCGACGCCGTCGTGCTCCCCTCACTCGGCGTCTGA
- a CDS encoding YbaK/EbsC family protein: MTTDEDTASAAHPQFAAALRELGLDVEIRRFPDETRTAQQAADAIGCGAAEIVKSLVFAADGVPVLVLMDGASRVDVERVRQELGAEKVTRADAKAVRETTGYAIGGVPPFGHRTRTRVLADRGVLDHPVVWAAAGTPHTVFAMDPKALVAHAGGTLVDVREPSA; the protein is encoded by the coding sequence ATGACGACTGACGAGGACACCGCTTCCGCCGCCCATCCCCAGTTCGCCGCCGCCCTTCGGGAGCTGGGTCTCGACGTCGAGATCCGCCGCTTCCCGGACGAGACCCGCACCGCGCAGCAGGCCGCCGACGCCATCGGCTGCGGGGCCGCGGAGATCGTGAAGTCGCTGGTCTTCGCGGCCGACGGCGTGCCGGTCCTCGTCCTGATGGACGGCGCGTCACGGGTGGACGTCGAGCGGGTGCGGCAGGAGCTGGGTGCGGAGAAGGTGACCCGGGCGGACGCGAAGGCGGTCCGGGAGACGACGGGGTACGCGATCGGGGGCGTGCCGCCGTTCGGGCACCGGACCAGGACGCGGGTCCTCGCCGACCGGGGCGTCCTCGACCACCCGGTGGTGTGGGCGGCGGCGGGCACCCCGCACACGGTCTTCGCGATGGACCCGAAGGCGCTGGTCGCGCACGCCGGCGGCACGCTGGTGGACGTCCGCGAGCCCTCCGCGTGA
- a CDS encoding serine hydrolase domain-containing protein — MESRIGEVRSGDVDVQGTVAAGWEPVRDAFLRNFEQRGERGAAVAVHRGGVKVVDLWAGSRDADGTDPWTADTAQVVRSATKGVAAAVPLLLHQRGLLDLDAPVATYWPDFKAHGKDRVTVRQLLAHRAGVPVLDRPLSLAEAVDLPTATGAIAAQEPVWEPGTAHGYHAHTFSWLLSGLVHRVTGRTIGRWVAEEITGPLGLDLWIGLPDAEAHRVGRLGPVEEVDPPGGGALKLRPKRSVTEAYQDPGSLTRRAFGAIDPKPDENDPVYRAAELPGSAGVATARALSRFYAATLGPLDGTERLFAPATLTLARTEESAGLDKVLLVGTRFGLGHMLHGPASPLLGPSSFGHPGRGGSLGFADPDAGIAFGYVTNGMRKTVTADPRAQALVRAVRSVTEA, encoded by the coding sequence ATGGAGAGTCGGATCGGCGAAGTGAGGAGTGGGGACGTGGACGTCCAGGGCACGGTGGCGGCGGGCTGGGAGCCCGTCAGGGACGCGTTCCTGCGCAACTTCGAGCAGCGCGGCGAGCGCGGCGCGGCCGTCGCCGTCCACCGGGGCGGCGTCAAGGTCGTCGACCTGTGGGCGGGCAGCCGCGACGCCGACGGCACGGACCCGTGGACCGCCGACACCGCCCAGGTCGTTCGCTCGGCCACCAAGGGCGTCGCCGCCGCCGTCCCCCTGCTGCTGCACCAGCGCGGACTGCTCGACCTGGACGCCCCCGTCGCCACGTACTGGCCCGACTTCAAGGCCCACGGCAAGGACCGGGTGACCGTGCGGCAGCTCCTCGCCCACCGGGCCGGGGTGCCCGTCCTCGACCGGCCCCTCAGCCTCGCCGAGGCGGTCGACCTGCCGACGGCGACCGGGGCGATAGCCGCCCAGGAGCCCGTCTGGGAGCCCGGCACCGCCCACGGCTACCACGCCCACACCTTCAGCTGGCTCCTCTCCGGCCTGGTCCACCGGGTCACCGGCCGCACCATCGGCCGCTGGGTCGCCGAGGAGATCACCGGCCCCCTCGGCCTCGACCTGTGGATCGGCCTGCCCGACGCCGAGGCCCACCGCGTCGGCCGGCTCGGCCCCGTCGAGGAGGTCGACCCGCCGGGCGGCGGCGCGCTCAAGCTCCGCCCCAAGCGCTCCGTCACCGAGGCCTACCAGGACCCCGGGTCCCTCACCCGGCGCGCCTTCGGCGCCATCGACCCCAAGCCCGACGAGAACGACCCGGTCTACCGGGCCGCCGAACTCCCCGGCTCGGCCGGTGTCGCCACCGCCCGCGCCCTCTCCCGCTTCTACGCCGCCACCCTCGGCCCCCTCGACGGCACCGAGCGCCTCTTCGCCCCCGCCACCCTGACCCTCGCCCGCACCGAGGAGTCCGCGGGCCTGGACAAGGTGCTGCTCGTCGGCACGCGCTTCGGCCTCGGCCACATGCTGCACGGACCGGCCTCCCCGCTCCTCGGCCCGTCCTCCTTCGGTCATCCCGGCCGCGGCGGCTCCCTCGGCTTCGCCGACCCGGACGCGGGGATCGCCTTCGGGTACGTCACCAACGGCATGCGCAAGACGGTCACGGCCGACCCGCGCGCCCAGGCGCTGGTGCGCGCGGTCCGCTCGGTGACGGAGGCCTGA
- a CDS encoding SsgA family sporulation/cell division regulator codes for MAAVDEHVIDDHAKGRIISDAPLSRPVPVALRYDPDGSPETVRFVFPGAVEWSFPRTVLETGMRTPTRRGDIGVWPCGRVQTVVELHQDDGVTVVQFDTTALLRFLKHTYAASTSMTTH; via the coding sequence ATGGCCGCCGTAGACGAACACGTGATCGACGACCATGCCAAGGGGCGGATCATCAGCGACGCCCCCCTCTCCCGCCCCGTCCCCGTGGCCCTCCGCTACGACCCCGACGGCTCCCCCGAGACCGTCCGCTTCGTCTTCCCGGGCGCCGTCGAGTGGTCCTTCCCGCGCACCGTCCTGGAGACGGGGATGCGCACCCCGACCCGCCGCGGCGACATCGGCGTCTGGCCCTGCGGCCGGGTGCAGACCGTCGTCGAGCTCCACCAGGACGACGGGGTCACGGTCGTGCAGTTCGACACCACCGCCCTGCTGCGCTTCCTCAAGCACACGTACGCCGCCAGTACGTCGATGACGACACACTGA
- a CDS encoding EamA family transporter: MTPLVTLAVLVAAVTHAGWNAIAHGIKDQLLSFTLISGGGALIGMAVACFVPLPAAGAWPYLLASALLHIGYYALLMRSFSLGDFGQMYPIARGTAPLVVTVLAAVFVHEVPDGWQLLGVAVACAGLTGLALWGIRGKDARPHWPALLAAGATGLSIALYTVVDGVGVRASGTPLGYIGWLMILEGLAIPAYALWTRRAALLPQLRPYAARGLLGAALSVAAYALVLWAQTKAPLAPIAALRESSIIVGAAIGALFFKERFGAPRIAAAGLMVVGIGLMLHAG, encoded by the coding sequence GTGACGCCGCTCGTCACGCTCGCGGTCCTCGTCGCGGCCGTCACGCACGCCGGCTGGAACGCGATCGCGCACGGCATCAAGGACCAGTTGCTCTCCTTCACGCTGATCTCCGGCGGCGGGGCGCTGATCGGCATGGCCGTGGCCTGCTTCGTGCCGCTGCCGGCGGCGGGGGCGTGGCCGTACCTGCTCGCGTCGGCGCTCCTGCACATCGGCTACTACGCCCTGCTGATGCGCTCGTTCAGTCTCGGCGACTTCGGCCAGATGTACCCGATCGCGCGCGGGACGGCCCCGCTGGTCGTGACCGTCCTCGCGGCGGTCTTCGTCCACGAGGTGCCGGACGGCTGGCAGTTGCTCGGGGTGGCGGTGGCCTGCGCGGGCCTGACGGGCCTCGCCCTGTGGGGCATCCGGGGCAAGGACGCCCGCCCGCACTGGCCCGCGCTGCTCGCGGCGGGCGCGACGGGCCTGTCGATCGCCCTCTACACGGTCGTGGACGGCGTCGGCGTCCGCGCCTCCGGCACCCCGCTCGGCTACATCGGGTGGCTGATGATCCTGGAGGGCCTGGCGATCCCGGCGTACGCCCTCTGGACCCGCCGCGCGGCGCTCCTCCCCCAGCTCCGCCCGTACGCGGCCCGGGGCCTGCTCGGCGCGGCCCTCTCGGTGGCGGCGTACGCCCTCGTCCTGTGGGCCCAGACGAAGGCCCCCCTGGCCCCGATCGCCGCCCTGCGCGAGTCCTCCATCATCGTGGGCGCGGCCATCGGCGCCCTCTTCTTCAAGGAACGCTTCGGCGCCCCGAGGATCGCGGCGGCGGGCCTGATGGTGGTGGGGATCGGGCTGATGCTGCACGCGGGGTGA
- a CDS encoding LysE family translocator: protein MGQLIAVAVITVLAVISPGADFAMTVRNSYLYGRTAGVLAAVGIAAGVLVHVTYTMLGVGLLVSRTPALFTAMKLVGAAYLVYIGYKTFTTKSQVDVDLSDDAGMTKAGALRTGFLTNALNPKTMLFVLSTYTQVVSADTPVFQQVGYGLFMSFAHLVWFGLAAVLFSNSALRTRLLRRQGVLNKVIGTVLVGLGMALALTPAMA, encoded by the coding sequence ATGGGTCAGCTGATCGCCGTCGCGGTCATCACGGTTCTGGCTGTCATCAGCCCCGGCGCGGACTTCGCCATGACCGTCCGCAACAGCTATCTGTACGGGCGGACGGCCGGCGTCCTCGCGGCGGTCGGGATCGCGGCGGGCGTGCTCGTCCACGTCACGTACACCATGCTGGGCGTCGGCCTGCTCGTCTCCCGCACCCCGGCACTGTTCACGGCGATGAAGCTGGTCGGCGCCGCCTACCTGGTGTACATCGGGTACAAGACCTTCACGACCAAGTCCCAGGTGGACGTGGACCTTTCGGACGACGCCGGGATGACGAAGGCCGGGGCGCTGCGCACCGGGTTCCTGACCAACGCGCTCAACCCGAAGACGATGCTCTTCGTGCTGAGCACGTACACGCAGGTCGTCAGCGCCGACACCCCGGTCTTCCAGCAGGTCGGCTACGGCCTGTTCATGTCGTTCGCCCACCTGGTGTGGTTCGGGCTCGCCGCCGTCCTCTTCTCCAACTCCGCCCTGCGGACGCGGCTGTTGCGGCGACAGGGCGTGCTCAACAAGGTCATCGGGACCGTGCTCGTCGGGCTCGGGATGGCGCTGGCGCTGACGCCCGCCATGGCCTGA
- a CDS encoding energy-coupling factor ABC transporter ATP-binding protein: MTTPPPSLDVSGLAYAYPDGHQALFGVDLTVGRGERVALLGPNGAGKTTLVLHLNGILTGGAGTVTVAGLPVGKKHMAEIRRKVGIVFQDPDDQLFMPTVREDVAFGPAAAGVRGTELDAVVRKALDRVGMAEFADRPPHHLSFGQRRRVAVATVLAMEPEILVLDEPSSNLDPASRRELADILRTLDVTVLMVTHDLPYALELCPRSVILSEGVIAADGPTAGILADEELMARHRLELPFGFVPSSVA; the protein is encoded by the coding sequence ATGACCACCCCGCCGCCCTCCCTCGACGTCTCCGGCCTCGCGTACGCCTACCCCGACGGTCACCAGGCCCTCTTCGGCGTGGACCTGACCGTGGGGCGCGGCGAACGGGTCGCCCTCCTCGGCCCCAACGGCGCCGGCAAGACCACCCTCGTCCTCCACCTCAACGGCATCCTCACCGGCGGCGCGGGCACCGTCACCGTCGCCGGGCTGCCCGTCGGCAAGAAGCACATGGCCGAGATCCGCCGCAAGGTCGGCATCGTCTTCCAGGACCCCGACGACCAGCTGTTCATGCCGACCGTCCGCGAGGACGTGGCCTTCGGGCCGGCCGCCGCCGGCGTCCGGGGCACCGAGCTCGACGCCGTCGTCCGCAAGGCCCTCGACCGGGTCGGGATGGCCGAGTTCGCCGACCGGCCCCCGCACCACCTCTCCTTCGGGCAGCGCCGCCGGGTCGCCGTCGCGACCGTCCTCGCCATGGAGCCCGAGATCCTCGTCCTCGACGAGCCGTCCTCCAACCTGGACCCGGCCTCGCGCCGCGAGCTCGCCGACATCCTCCGGACGCTCGACGTCACCGTTCTGATGGTCACCCACGACCTGCCGTACGCCCTGGAGCTCTGCCCGCGCTCGGTGATCCTCAGCGAGGGCGTCATCGCCGCCGACGGGCCGACCGCCGGGATCCTCGCCGACGAGGAGCTGATGGCCCGGCACCGTCTGGAGCTGCCGTTCGGCTTCGTGCCGAGTTCCGTCGCCTGA